In the genome of Bacillus sp. S3, one region contains:
- a CDS encoding GNAT family N-acetyltransferase yields MKLNIARTKMSEAEALLTIQREAFQSDLKKYKDYDSSPAAEPLDFFKYKLNQSLHYTIFLNGKISGGICIVKITDTHYRLFRLFLSPAIQNRGLGSKILTQLEKKFPQVKEWSLDTPKDNARTRHFYEKFGYKKTKEFKVNDRLTLIEYEKKIK; encoded by the coding sequence TATTAACCATTCAAAGAGAAGCGTTTCAATCCGATTTGAAGAAGTATAAGGATTATGATTCAAGTCCTGCAGCCGAACCATTAGATTTTTTTAAGTATAAACTCAACCAATCCCTTCATTACACCATTTTCCTAAATGGAAAAATTTCCGGCGGCATCTGTATCGTGAAAATAACGGATACCCATTATCGCTTGTTTCGTCTTTTTCTCAGCCCCGCCATTCAAAATCGAGGCTTGGGCAGCAAAATCTTGACACAACTAGAAAAGAAGTTTCCGCAAGTAAAGGAATGGAGCTTAGACACCCCAAAGGATAATGCCCGGACCCGCCATTTTTACGAAAAATTCGGCTATAAAAAAACGAAGGAATTTAAGGTTAATGATCGATTAACTCTTATAGAATACGAAAAAAAGATAAAATGA